A stretch of Tripterygium wilfordii isolate XIE 37 chromosome 11, ASM1340144v1, whole genome shotgun sequence DNA encodes these proteins:
- the LOC120008609 gene encoding AP-4 complex subunit mu-like: protein MISQFFVLSQRGDNIVFRDYRGEVQKGSTEIFFRNVKFWKDGEEDAPPVFNVDGVNYFHVKVAGLLFVATTRVNVSPSLVLELLQRIARVIKDYLGILNEDSFRKNFVLVYELLDEVIDFGYVQTTSTEVLKSYVFNEPIVIDAARLPSLGPAGIFMQGSKRMPGTAVTKSVIANEPRGRKREEIFVDVIEKISVTFSSSGYILTSEIDGTIQMKSYLTGNPEIRVALNDDLSIGRNGSSIYGYGGSSGSGAVILDDCNFHESVHLDSFDIDRTLSLVPPDGEFPVMNYRMTQEFKPPFRINALVEEAGSLKAEVILKVHADFSSSVTANTILVQMPLPVYTTRVSFDLEPGAVGNTTDFKESSKKLEWGLKKIVGGTEHTLRAKLTFSQEMHGNITKEVGPVSMTFTIPMYNASRLQVKYLHIAKKSKTDNPYRWVRYVTQANSYVARL, encoded by the exons atgatcTCGCAATTTTTCGTGCTCTCGCAAAGAGGCGACAATATTGTCTTCCGCGACT ATCGCGGAGAAGTCCAGAAAGGAAGTACTGAAATATTTTTCCGGAATGTAAAGTTTTGGAAGGATGGAGAGGAGGATGCGCCACCTGTATTT AATGTTGATGGTGTGAACTATTTCCATGTGAAAGTTGCTGGATTGTTATTTGTTGCTACAACAAGGGTAAATGTGTCGCCTTCTCTTGTCTTGGAGCTTTTGCAAAGAATTGCACGTGTCATCAAAGACTACCTTGGGATTCTTAATGAAGACTCATTCAGGAAAAATTTTGTCCTTGTGTATGAGCTGCTGGACGAAGTTATT GATTTTGGTTATGTTCAGACAACGTCAACCGAGGTTTTGAAATCATATGTATTCAATGAGCCAATTGTCATTGATGCTGCTCGTTTGCCAAGCCTTGGTCCTGCTGGAATTTTTATG CAAGGGAGCAAAAGAATGCCTGGGACTGCAGTTACAAAATCTGTTATAGCCAATGAGCCTCGTGGTAGGAAGAGGGAGGAAATATTTGTGGATGTGATTGAGAAAATAAGTGTTACATTCAGCTCTAGT GGATACATACTGACCTCTGAAATTGATGGCACCATTCAAATGAAGAGTTACCTTACTGGAAATCCAGAAATCCGTGTTGCTCTTAACGATGACTTAAGTATAGGAAGAAATGGAAGCTCCATTTATG GCTATGGTGGCTCATCTGGATCAGGGGCAGTGATCCTTGATGATTGTAACTTCCATGAATCCGTACATCTTGATAGTTTTGACATTGACAGAACCTTGAGTCTG GTACCACCCGATGGAGAGTTTCCTGTTATGAACTACCGTATGACTCAGGAGTTCAAGCCTCCCTTCCGTATCAACGCATTGGTCGAAGAAGCTGGATCCCTTAAG GCTGAAGTTATTCTTAAAGTGCATGCTGACTTCTCGTCAAGCGTTACTGCAAATACGATTCTCGTACAGATGCCACTCCCAGTATACACAACCAG GGTTAGTTTTGATTTGGAGCCTGGAGCAGTTGGAAACACAACCGATTTTAAGGAATCTAGTAAGAAACTTGAATGGGGTCTAAAGAAG ATTGTTGGTGGAACTGAACACACCCTACGTGCTAAGCTGACTTTTTCACAAGAGATGCATG GAAACATTACAAAAGAAGTGGGACCAGTTAGCATGACCTTCACGATACCCATGTACAATGCTTCAAGACTTCAG GTGAAGTACTTGCACATTGCGAAGAAGTCGAAGACCGACAATCCATATCGATGGGTGAGATATGTAACACAAGCAAATTCTTATGTCGCCCGGTTATGA
- the LOC120008552 gene encoding bZIP transcription factor 44-like codes for MASSSGNSSSVCTGQLQNSGSEEELQQLMDQRKRKRMQSNRESARRSRMRKQKHLDDLMAEVVQLRKENNQILTSINLSTQHFLNIEAENSILRAQTMELGQRLESLNEILHFINTTSNGNGVFETDLHHEDMINHHNIFMNNNNNNHPSNLLYLNQQPIMASADQTFPY; via the coding sequence ATGGCATCTTCTAGTGGGAATTCTAGCTCAGTCTGCACTGGTCAGCTTCAGAACTCAGGATCTGAAGAGGAATTGCAGCAGTTGATGGACcaaagaaagaggaagagaatgcAATCAAACCGTGAATCTGCAAGAAGATCCAGGATGAGAAAACAGAAACACTTGGACGATTTGATGGCAGAAGTGGTTCAATTGAGGAAGGAAAATAACCAAATCCTCACAAGCATCAATCTCTCAACCCAACATTTCCTCAATATCGAGGCTGAAAACTCCATTCTGAGAGCTCAAACCATGGAATTAGGCCAGAGACTTGAGTCTCTGAATGAGATCCTTCACTTTATCAACACCACAAGCAATGGCAATGGAGTTTTTGAGACTGATCTTCATCATGAAGACATGATAAATCATCATAATATCTTcatgaacaacaacaacaacaaccaccCATCTAATCTGCTTTATCTTAACCAACAACCAATCATGGCATCTGCAGATCAGACCTTTCCATATTGA
- the LOC120009408 gene encoding uncharacterized protein LOC120009408, translated as MGSACCVAARDRSRTLPDRTVGENLHRNVTCSPTWSFRWENRRRVAGEIDDSPSQVSHGISENLGVEMKEALDSERGNVSDEGSPLENMGTPVSLKSEVHEAVVGSSMMTPLSDLSMVSNNSIEVKNLAESPVVADLSASKFSFSIPSPFLMPVGDPFSTRVQLPPNSTPSRRPRRSPGYRLLRQVSDSRILGLKLPNEYAESDGRPSFLHSTCSNDLTTGSHGGSSDGWSMRTFTELVASSQRERWSFDSEHLGSVHGRIGESSGRLSYSPSVELQTCSSCSKLLTERSSWSCNELAVAAVLVCGHVYHAECLETLTQEPNRYDPACPICMVGENQVLKMSRKASRVEADLRAKTHKISRNRVRDSYLDGGFGNIDHQSDEQQVGKAPKMEASSSSRSGFSKPFLKRHFSIGTKWRRSSSENGLTTRKGFWARYRKYLAP; from the exons ATGGGATCTGCTTGTTGCGTTGCTGCAAGAGATAGAAGTAGGACCCTTCCCGACAGAACTGTTGGTGAAAATTTACACAGGAATGTGACATGCTCTCCGACTTGGAGCTTCCGGTGGGAAAATCGTAGACGTGTTGCTGGTGAAATTGATGATTCTCCCTCTCAAGTCTCTCATGGAATCAGCGAGAATCTTGGTGTGGAGATGAAAGAGGCTTTAGATTCTGAGAGAGGCAATGTTTCTGATGAAGGAAGTCCACTTGAGAACATGGGGACTCCTGTTTCTCTAAAGTCAGAAGTCCACGAAGCTGTTGTAGGTTCGAGTATGATGACTCCACTGTCAG ATTTATCCATGGTGAGCAATAACTCTATAGAG GTGAAGAACTTGGCTGAATCACCAGTCGTTGCAGATCTATCAgcctcaaaattttcattttccataCCCTCTCCGTTTTTGATGCCTGTTGGTGATCCTTTTTCAACCCGTGTGCAACTCCCTCCCAACTCCACCCCTTCCCGCCGGCCTCGCCGTTCGCCTGGGTACAGGCTATTAAGACAGGTGTCAGATAGCCGAATCCTGGGGTTGAAATTGCCAAATGAATATGCTGAATCTGATGGAAGGCCGTCATTTCTACACTCCACCTGCAGCAATGACTTGACCACTGGATCCCATGGTGGGTCGTCTGATGGTTGGTCCATGCGCACCTTTACTGAGCTTGTTGCCTCTTCTCAGAGAGAGAGGTGGTCGTTTGACAGTGAGCACTTGGGTTCTGTCCATGGTAGGATAGGTGAATCTAGTGGCAGGCTCTCATATTCTCCCTCTGTAGAGTTGCAAACTTGTAGCTCTTGCTCAAAGCTCTTGACAGAGAGATCTTCATGGAGCTGCAACGAGCTCGCAGTTGCTGCCGTACTGGTTTGTGGTCATGTTTATCATGCTGAGTGCCTGGAGACACTTACGCAAGAGCCCAATAGGTATGACCCAGCTTGCCCAATATGCATGGTTGGAGAAAACCAAGTACTGAAGATGTCTAGGAAAGCTTCGAGAGTGGAGGCAGATTTAAGGGCAAAAACCCATAAGATATCTAGAAATCGAGTCAGAGACAGTTACCTTGATGGTGGTTTTGGTAATATCGATCACCAAAGCGATGAGCAACAAGTAGGAAAAGCTCCCAAGATGGAAGCCAGCTCTAGTTCAAGGAGTGGCTTTTCCAAGCCTTTTTTGAAACGACACTTTTCAATTGGGACCAAGTGGAGGAGATCCTCATCAGAGAATGGTTTAACCACGAGGAAGGGGTTTTGGGCTAGGTATCGCAAATATTTAGCCCCATAG
- the LOC120009409 gene encoding protein YeeZ — translation MAAVSSTGKSELESRNRMFVLGMGFVGQFFAQELKNNGWIVSGTCTSVAKKKELEDRGFDVHVFDSNEPDLSALNTLKYYTHLLVSVPPVVGIGDPVLQHKQLLRSTLMDGNLQWLCYLSSTSVYGDSGGAWVDEDYPESPTSESAKLRLLAEEGWLNLAYDLGLSMQVFRLGGIYGPGRSAVDTIIKREALSEGQKKRTTKKFTSRVHVEDIIQALKASINIPSTGRIYNIVDDDPAPREEVFAYASKLVGKKWPAQIQQNTSGRAELLTQKHGEKRVSNARMKKELGVRLLHPSYRSGLQSIINQMEAYL, via the exons ATGGCCGCCGTTAGCAGTACCGGTAAGTCGGAACTTGAATCTCGCAATCGAATGTTTGTTCTTGGAATGGGATTCGTTGGACAATTTTTCGCACAGGAGCTCAAGAACAATGGCTG GATTGTCTCTGGAACTTGCACAAGTGTTGCGAAGAAGAAGGAACTGGAGGACAGGGGGTTTGATGTCCATGTTTTCGATTCAAATGAGCCAGA CTTGAGCGCTTTAAATACATTGAAATATTACACGCACCTTCTTGTCTCTGTCCCTCCTGTTGTAGGTATTGGTGATCCG gTCCTTCAGCACAAACAACTTCTGAGGAGTACACTAATGGATGGGAATCTTCAGTGGCTATGTTATTTGTCCTCAACTA GTGTATATGGAGACTCTGGTGGTGCATGGGTGGATGAGGA TTACCCAGAAAGCCCAACGAGCGAATCGGCTAAACTAAGGTTACTTGCCGAGGAGGGATGGTTAAATTTGGCGTATGATCTAGGGCTCTCAATGCAAGTGTTTCGACTTGGAGGTATCTACGGACCTGGTAGAAG TGCTGTTGACACAATAATTAAGAGGGAAGCTTTGTCAGAAGGCCAGAAAAAGAGGACAACCAAGAAGTTCACATCCAGAGTTCACGTTGAGGATATTATTCAGGCATTGAAGGCCAGTATCAACATTCCATCCACCGG GAGAATCTACAATATTGTAGATGATGATCCAGCCCCTAGGGAAGAGGTTTTTGCTTATGCAAGCAAATTGGTTGGGAAAAAGTGGCCTGCCCAGATCCAACAAAACACCAGTGGACGAGCTGAACTACTTACTCAGAAACATGGCGAGAAACGAGTTTCTAATGCACGTATGAAAAAGGAACTGGGAGTGAGGCTTCTGCATCCAAGTTATAGATCAGGACTTCAAAGCATCATTAACCAAATGGAAGCGTACCTGTAG
- the LOC120009854 gene encoding TLC domain-containing protein 5-like isoform X2 — MNDHIVKIVVWGLVSWSITFLVIRRILLPNRSFGFCNRVVSTIHAALAVILASLSVEDWSCPVCPLASQSSPSQMKAIAVSLSYLIYDLICSLFDKQAGLDNTIHHLVSIVGSVAGLTYKRCGSEMAAALWMTEISSPFLHAREILKELGYKDTDLNFAADMSFAVIFSTARMVGGPFLTYVTLRAANPFIIKAMALGLQLVSAFWFYKIARMAMYKLRRRSTFKKAPSYYPNSEKQN; from the exons ATGAATGACCATATTGTAAAGATAGTTGTATGGGGACTTGTTTCTTGGTCAATAACTTTTCTTGTCATTAGAAGAATATTATTGCCAAATCGCTCTTTTGGGTTCTGCAATCGTGTTGTTTCCACAATCCATGCGGCTCTGGCTGTAATCTTAGCTTCTCTATCTGTTGAAGATTGGAGTTGCCCTGTTTGTCCTCTGGCTTCACAGTCTTCACCAAGTCAG ATGAAAGCAATTGCTGTTAGCCTCTCTTATCTCATCTATGACCTAATCTGCAGTCTCTTTGACAAGCAAGCTGGCCTTGATAACACAATCCACCATTTGGTTAGCATTGTTGGTTCTGTCGCCGGACTGACCTATAAAAGG TGTGGATCAGAAATGGCTGCAGCACTATGGATGACAGAGATCTCCAGCCCTTTCCTCCATGCAAGGGAAATTCTCAAAGAGCTGGGCTACAAGGACACTGACCTTAATTTTGCTGCAGAT ATGTCATTTGCAGTCATTTTCTCCACGGCTAGAATGGTCGGTGGTCCATTTCTCACTTATGTGACTCTGCGTGCcgctaatccattcataatcaAG GCAATGGCATTGGGATTACAGCTGGTCAGTGCTTTCTGGTTCTACAAGATTGCTAGGATGGCCATGTACAAGCTAAGGAGAAGGTCTACATTCAAGAAAGCTCCCTCGTACTACCCAAATTCTGAAAAACAGAACTAA
- the LOC120009854 gene encoding TLC domain-containing protein 5-like isoform X1: MNDHIVKIVVWGLVSWSITFLVIRRILLPNRSFGFCNRVVSTIHAALAVILASLSVEDWSCPVCPLASQSSPSQVHNCLFKMSFGSCNKEKRLICVCLCFTEQMKAIAVSLSYLIYDLICSLFDKQAGLDNTIHHLVSIVGSVAGLTYKRCGSEMAAALWMTEISSPFLHAREILKELGYKDTDLNFAADMSFAVIFSTARMVGGPFLTYVTLRAANPFIIKAMALGLQLVSAFWFYKIARMAMYKLRRRSTFKKAPSYYPNSEKQN, translated from the exons ATGAATGACCATATTGTAAAGATAGTTGTATGGGGACTTGTTTCTTGGTCAATAACTTTTCTTGTCATTAGAAGAATATTATTGCCAAATCGCTCTTTTGGGTTCTGCAATCGTGTTGTTTCCACAATCCATGCGGCTCTGGCTGTAATCTTAGCTTCTCTATCTGTTGAAGATTGGAGTTGCCCTGTTTGTCCTCTGGCTTCACAGTCTTCACCAAGTCAGGTACATAACTGTCTCTTTAAGATGTCTTTTGGTTCTTGTAATAAAGAGAAGAGGTTGATTTGTGTCTGTCTTTGTTTCACTGAGCAGATGAAAGCAATTGCTGTTAGCCTCTCTTATCTCATCTATGACCTAATCTGCAGTCTCTTTGACAAGCAAGCTGGCCTTGATAACACAATCCACCATTTGGTTAGCATTGTTGGTTCTGTCGCCGGACTGACCTATAAAAGG TGTGGATCAGAAATGGCTGCAGCACTATGGATGACAGAGATCTCCAGCCCTTTCCTCCATGCAAGGGAAATTCTCAAAGAGCTGGGCTACAAGGACACTGACCTTAATTTTGCTGCAGAT ATGTCATTTGCAGTCATTTTCTCCACGGCTAGAATGGTCGGTGGTCCATTTCTCACTTATGTGACTCTGCGTGCcgctaatccattcataatcaAG GCAATGGCATTGGGATTACAGCTGGTCAGTGCTTTCTGGTTCTACAAGATTGCTAGGATGGCCATGTACAAGCTAAGGAGAAGGTCTACATTCAAGAAAGCTCCCTCGTACTACCCAAATTCTGAAAAACAGAACTAA